A window from Chitinophaga filiformis encodes these proteins:
- a CDS encoding ammonium transporter, whose translation MKKTSFQDYLPFLLLAVVAIIALFVPGELPFADPKGQYNTGDIAWILVASCLVFLMTPGLSFFYGGMVNRKNVISTLVQSFIAAGVVSIVWVAVGFSLAFGKSLNGVIGDPSTFLFFRGVPSSEPWSLATSIPLLVFALFQMKFAVITPALVVGAVAERIRFTSYVLFMVLFSLLVYAPIAHWTWHPDGFLFKLGVLDFAGGTVVHISAGCAALAGVLVLKRRKDHIEKKELQPANIPFVLLGTGLLWFGWFGFNAGSALGANGLAASAFATTNTAAAAAGLSWIFFDVIRGRKPSALGFCIGAVVGLVAITPAAGYVGIPQSIMIGFASAIVSNLVAHYKSKTAIDDTLDVFPCHGVGGMVGMLLTGIFASKNVNGAISDGLFYGGFELFKNQVIGLVIVVVYSFVVSYGIFKLINLIHPLRVSDEEEALGLDATQHNEQYHPALMSVADNGTLKEEQLVH comes from the coding sequence ATGAAGAAAACATCATTTCAAGACTATTTGCCCTTCCTTTTGCTGGCAGTTGTCGCGATAATTGCATTGTTTGTCCCGGGGGAGCTTCCTTTTGCAGATCCCAAGGGTCAATACAATACAGGTGACATTGCGTGGATACTGGTGGCATCCTGCCTCGTATTTCTGATGACCCCCGGGCTGTCATTTTTTTACGGAGGTATGGTTAACCGCAAAAACGTGATCTCAACACTGGTACAAAGCTTTATCGCTGCCGGTGTGGTTAGTATCGTATGGGTAGCTGTAGGATTCAGCCTTGCCTTTGGTAAATCTTTAAATGGTGTGATCGGTGATCCTTCAACTTTCCTGTTTTTCAGGGGGGTACCGTCCAGCGAGCCCTGGTCTTTGGCCACCAGCATTCCTTTGCTGGTATTCGCCCTTTTCCAGATGAAATTTGCAGTGATCACTCCTGCGCTGGTAGTAGGCGCCGTAGCAGAAAGGATCCGTTTTACATCGTATGTATTATTTATGGTGTTATTCAGCCTGTTGGTTTATGCACCTATCGCACACTGGACCTGGCATCCTGATGGGTTCCTGTTCAAATTGGGTGTGCTCGACTTCGCAGGTGGTACTGTAGTACATATCTCTGCAGGTTGCGCGGCGCTTGCAGGTGTACTGGTACTGAAACGCCGTAAAGACCATATAGAAAAGAAAGAATTGCAACCTGCCAATATTCCTTTTGTACTGTTGGGTACAGGCCTGCTCTGGTTCGGATGGTTCGGTTTCAATGCCGGCTCTGCCCTGGGTGCTAATGGACTGGCTGCTTCCGCTTTCGCTACTACCAATACAGCAGCAGCTGCTGCCGGCTTATCCTGGATCTTCTTCGATGTGATCCGCGGCCGTAAACCTTCTGCACTGGGTTTCTGTATCGGCGCCGTAGTTGGCCTGGTAGCTATCACCCCTGCTGCAGGTTATGTAGGTATCCCACAGAGTATAATGATAGGTTTTGCTTCTGCTATCGTTTCTAACCTCGTAGCTCACTATAAATCCAAAACCGCTATCGACGATACACTGGATGTATTCCCCTGCCATGGCGTAGGTGGTATGGTCGGTATGCTGCTCACCGGTATCTTCGCCAGCAAGAATGTAAATGGCGCCATCAGCGATGGCCTGTTCTACGGTGGCTTTGAACTCTTCAAGAACCAGGTGATCGGATTAGTGATCGTAGTCGTATACAGCTTCGTGGTTTCCTATGGTATCTTCAAGCTGATCAACCTGATCCACCCGCTGCGTGTAAGCGATGAAGAAGAAGCATTGGGTCTGGATGCTACACAGCACAACGAACAATACCATCCAGCTCTGATGAGTGTAGCCGACAATGGTACACTGAAAGAAGAGCAGCTGGTTCACTAG
- the uvrB gene encoding excinuclease ABC subunit UvrB, producing the protein MPFKINAPYAPAGDQPEAIRQLVEGLQDGAPAQTLLGVTGSGKTFTVANVIQQVQRPTLVLTHNKTLVAQLYGEFRQFFPDNAVEYFVSYYDYYQPEAYMPVSDTYIEKDLSINEELDKLRLRATTSLLSGRRDIIVVASVSCIYGMGNPTDYENGIIRLHRGQTIGRNTVLHGLVNSLYTRTTGDFNRGNFRVQGDTVDINLPYVDFGYRITFFGDEIEEIESFDVQTGKRIGTMENAAIFPANLYLAPKDMMAQIIFEIQDELLAQVEYFRSIGKHLEAQRLSERVNYDLEMIRELGYCSGIENYSRFLDRRAPGTRPFCLLDYFPKDYLLVIDESHVTIPQIGGMYGGDRSRKLTLVDYGFRLPSAMDNRPLNFYEFENLVNQAIFVSATPGEYELRKTEGVVVEQVVRPTGLLEPPIEVRPSVNQVDDLLEEIDKRVAKGGRVLVTTLTKRMAEEMDKYLHRINIKSRYIHSEVDTLERIEILRDLRLGNINVLVGVNLLREGLDLPEVTLVAILDADKEGFLRDERSLTQTAGRAARNVDGLVIFYADKITDSMQRTIDETDRRRQKQVAYNTEHNITPRTVLKSKEQILGQTAVLEIKQFDENSPYAVHDEVTLVAEDAVGYAKQEATVAKTIPQMEKAISKIKKDMEKAAKDLDFMEAARLRDQMFAMQRELESMKQ; encoded by the coding sequence GGCTCAGCTGTACGGCGAGTTCCGCCAGTTCTTTCCGGACAATGCTGTGGAATATTTTGTTTCCTACTACGACTACTATCAGCCGGAGGCTTATATGCCGGTAAGCGACACCTATATAGAAAAGGACCTGTCTATCAATGAAGAGCTGGATAAGCTCAGGTTGAGAGCTACCACCAGTCTCCTGTCAGGGCGGCGGGATATTATAGTGGTGGCCAGTGTATCGTGTATCTATGGTATGGGTAACCCGACGGATTATGAAAATGGTATTATCCGTCTGCACAGAGGACAGACCATTGGACGTAACACCGTATTACACGGACTTGTCAATTCCTTGTATACACGTACTACGGGCGACTTCAACAGGGGTAACTTCCGAGTGCAGGGCGATACCGTAGACATCAACCTCCCTTATGTGGACTTCGGTTACCGTATTACTTTCTTTGGCGACGAAATAGAAGAGATAGAAAGCTTCGATGTACAAACCGGCAAACGTATAGGCACCATGGAGAATGCGGCCATCTTCCCGGCCAATCTCTACCTGGCGCCTAAGGACATGATGGCCCAGATCATTTTTGAGATCCAGGATGAGCTGCTGGCGCAGGTGGAGTATTTCCGTTCTATCGGGAAGCACCTGGAGGCACAGCGCCTTTCCGAGAGAGTGAACTATGACCTGGAGATGATCAGGGAATTGGGTTATTGCAGCGGTATTGAGAACTATTCCCGCTTCCTGGACCGCCGTGCGCCCGGTACCCGTCCATTCTGCCTGCTGGATTATTTTCCTAAGGATTACCTGCTGGTAATAGATGAAAGCCACGTAACCATTCCCCAGATAGGTGGTATGTACGGTGGGGACAGGTCCCGTAAGCTGACCCTGGTCGACTACGGCTTCCGCCTGCCTTCTGCAATGGACAACCGGCCCCTCAACTTCTACGAATTTGAAAACCTGGTGAACCAGGCCATCTTTGTCAGCGCCACTCCCGGTGAATATGAACTGAGAAAGACGGAAGGTGTGGTAGTAGAACAGGTGGTACGTCCTACAGGACTGCTGGAGCCGCCTATTGAAGTGAGACCAAGCGTAAACCAGGTGGACGACCTGCTGGAAGAAATTGACAAACGTGTAGCCAAAGGAGGCCGTGTGCTCGTGACCACGCTGACCAAACGGATGGCAGAGGAAATGGACAAATACCTGCATCGTATCAATATTAAGTCGCGTTACATTCACTCAGAGGTAGACACCCTGGAACGTATAGAAATATTAAGGGACCTCCGCCTGGGCAATATCAACGTCCTTGTTGGGGTGAACCTCCTGCGTGAGGGCCTTGACCTGCCGGAGGTAACACTGGTTGCCATATTGGACGCCGACAAGGAAGGTTTCCTCCGGGACGAGCGCTCACTGACACAGACCGCTGGCCGGGCAGCACGTAACGTGGACGGACTTGTTATCTTTTATGCTGACAAGATAACCGACAGTATGCAGCGTACCATTGACGAGACGGACCGCCGCAGGCAGAAACAGGTGGCTTATAATACAGAACATAATATTACACCGAGAACGGTGCTGAAAAGCAAGGAGCAAATCCTCGGACAGACCGCTGTATTGGAAATCAAACAGTTCGATGAAAATTCCCCGTATGCAGTACACGATGAGGTGACACTGGTGGCGGAAGATGCCGTAGGTTATGCCAAACAGGAAGCCACCGTAGCCAAAACTATTCCTCAGATGGAGAAAGCAATTTCGAAGATTAAAAAGGATATGGAGAAGGCGGCAAAAGATCTCGACTTTATGGAAGCTGCCAGGTTACGTGACCAGATGTTCGCAATGCAACGTGAATTAGAAAGTATGAAGCAATAA